The Streptomyces sp. NBC_01317 genomic interval CATGCGCTTCCGGAACATCTTCTGTCTCCCGTGATGATCGGCTCCGGCTCGTCCGAAGCTTTCATGGGGGAGTACGAGGTGGCTTTGGGGCGGGCTCACCCGGTTACGTCCTGAGGACACAACACGAACAGGGTCCCGACAACGGGTACTTGATCAAGACGTATTACTGGACATGTCAGACATCACCCGGAGCCCCAACCGCACCCCTCCCCGCCCCCGTCGGCAGCGACGTGGCCGCGGCGCCTGAGCTGTTCCGCGCGCGCGGGGCTGATTCACGACCCAGGTGGACGAGATCATGCGTGAGCCGGCCGCGATGGCCCGCGCCCACGCGCCAGGAGTACGCCGACAGCAGGTGGCCGTACCCCAGGCCGAGGCCTGGCTGCCGACGGCGGCCACCCAGGCGCTGCCGCGCCCCACCGCCGCCGCCTGAGGGGGAAACGGAACGGGGCCCGCGCACAGCCCCGGCCCCGGACCCGCCGCCCGTACCAAAAACGCCTGAACGGCCTAAACCGCCATCAGGAACGACGCCCACGCGCCCGCGCCGAAGGCCAGCCGGGGCCCCGCCGGGGCCTTGCTGTCACGCACGAGCGTCACCGGAGCGTCCCGCACGCGCCCGGAGACCCCGTCGGCCGCCTCGGCACAGCGGCCGGAGACCCCGTCCGCCACCTCCACACAGTTGCCCTGATCGCCGCTGAAACTGCTCTTCCGCCAGGTCGCGTGGCCGAGGTCCACGCCGGGCTCGATGCAGTGCTTCACGTCTGTTCCCTCATTCGGCGCGCGAGCATGTCACGCGAAGGTTCTACGTCCAGGGCGGCCGCACGCAACCGGTCGAAAGTTCGGCCGTAAGCGGTCCGGTCGGCGTCACGTTCGAGGTAAACGCTACTCGCAAGGCCTTCCGAATACACGACATCAAGGTCAGCCTGGACGGGGAACTCAAGGATCACGAACGGACCCAGCATCCCGGCGTGCGCCCCGGCGGCGAACGGCAGGATCTGCAACGTGACGTTGGGCAGCTCGGTCGCGTCCAGGAGCCGCTTGAACTGCTTGACCGCGGTCGGCGCGCCGCCCACCGGCCGGTGCAGTACGGACTCGTCGAGGATGGCCCAGAGCTGGAGCGGGTCCTCCCGGTTCAGCGCGGCGTTCTGCCGCGCCAGCCGTACCTCCACCAGCGCGTTCACCTCGTCGGCCTTGCGCTCCGGCTTGAGGGACCTGATCACCGTGCGCGCGTAGTCGGGCGTCTGCAACAGGCCCGGAACCAGGGTGGTTTCGAAGCTGCGGGCCGCCGACGCCTCCGCCTCGAAGTTGATGTAGTCGAGATAGCGCGGCGTGAGGACGTCGTTGTACGGCTGCCACCAGACGCGCCGCTTGCCCTCTCTCGCCAGCGCTTCGAGGCCGGTACGGGTCTCCTCGTCGCGGACCTTGTACAGGTCCAGCAGGGCGCCCACTTCATGCACCCGCAACCCGCTGCGGCCCGTCTCGATGCGGCTGATCTTGGACGGGTGCCAGGACAACTCCGCCGCGGCGTCCTCCGCCTTCAGCCCACAGCGTTCCCTGATCTTGCGAAGCTCAGCACCCAGCATGCGGCGGCGCATGGTCGGAACAGCGGCCAACTGGCGCACCTCCCTCTCACTCGTGACAGGTCAGCGTATGTGGTGGCCGACGCGGTCACTGCCCGACCCGGGCAAAGTGCAAGTACGCTTTCAGGAAGGCATGGTGCGGCCCGGCCGGAGTCCTCCGGCCGGGCTACCGCGGCCCTTCGGTCACCGGCGGTCGGTTCAGTGGTCCTCGACGATACGGACCGCGACGCCGTCCTGGATCTTCACCTCGGCGGAGACGCCCTTCTTGGCCGCCGCCTCCAGCTCCTCCTCGGTGCACGGCGTGGCCGCCTGGCCGTTCTCGTCACCGCATATGTCGCCCGCGCCCTGGATGTCCGTGTCGACGGCGACCCAGAACATCTGCTCCGTACCCTTCATGTCGCCGACGGCGTACTTGCTGGGCGCGATGTACGTGACGTTCCCGAACCAGGTGCCGGAGACGCCCTTGCCGTCGGAGACTCCCGTGTCCTCGTCGTCGACGCCCTTGTCGGCCCCGGTGTCGCCCTCGTCCGTACCCTTGTCGGCCCCGGTGTCCCCTTCGTCCGTACCCTTGTCGGCCCCGGTGTCGCCCTCATCCGTACCCTTGTCCGCGGCCGGCGTCTCCTTCGCGGGCGCGGCGGTGGCCTTGTCGGACGCCGCCGGGGCCGCGGCCAGGTCGTCGCCGTCGCAGGCCGTCAGCAGTGTGGTGGCGGCGACGAGGGCGACGGCGGCGAGAACGGCCTTGCGCAGGTGGGTACGAGCCATGATGACGAACTCCATGTGTGTCTGGGGTGTTGGCTCCGCGGACTGTGTCCGCGGATCGGGGCGCGTCCCCCTCGGTGATCACCACTCTGTCGTGCGCCACCGCGGTGCGTAAGAGCGGTCCTGGACTGAGGACGCGCCTGTCGACGCCCCGTGACATTCGGGACGGGACGCGGTTCACCAATCGGGCATCGGACCCCCAACTACCGCCGTCATCAAGGGTAATCGCCAACAGCCCTCTCCATACGTCCTGTTCGGCGCCGAGATCACTTCTGCGCGGCCCTGATGGGACCTCACCTCCCACCAGCGAGGTAAAGACAGGGTCTTGGCTCGCATCCGAGGTTCACTCCCGAGATTCCCCCGGACGGCGGCCGGGCATCACCCCGATGCAGCAACCCCGCGCACACGGACCTCCCGAGGGGGAATCTGATGAGCCGAGTCAGCACACGAACACAGCAGCGCACCGCGAGCACCCCGCCCCGCACCCCGCTCCCCGCCGCCCCCTTCCTGCTCCGGGGAGAGGTCGCCCGTACCGTGTCACTGACCGTCACGGACCTGCGCGAACGGTGGGCCTCACACCGCGCCGACGTGGTCTTCCACTGCACCACCGACGGCCCCCGGCACCACACCTTCGAGGGCGCGCTGCTCCGGGACGTGATCGCCGCCGCGAGCCCGGACTTCGAGGCCCGGCGCCGCAAGGACCGTACGCGCTACCTGCTCGCCGTCAACGGCGGGGACGGCCACCACACCGTGCTCTCCTGGGCGGAGGTCGACGCCGACTTCGGCAACGTACCGATCCTGCTGGCCACCTCGATGGACGGGCGCGGCCTGGACGCCGAGGGCAGTCAGCTGGTCGTGCCCTCGGACCACTGCGGGGCGCGGTACGTCAGCGCGATCACCAGTGTGTGGCTGGGAGCGTACGCCGGGCCGCCCCTGCCCCCGCTCCCGCCTGTCCCTACCACTGGTACGGCAGGTACTTCCCGTCGAGCGTGATGACCACGCGGTCCCCGGCCGGGTCGGGGACCCGCCGCACGTCGAGGCGGAAGTTGATCGCGCTCATGATGCCGTCGCCGCACTGCTCGTGGATCAGCTCCTTGATGGCGGGCCCGTAGACCTGGATCACCTCGTAGAGCCGGTAGATCGTGGGATCGACGGGGACGGCGGAGTCCAACGCGCCACGGGTGGGCTGGAGTTGGAACGCCAGAGCGGCGTCCTTGTCGAGTTCGAGCAGCGCCGCGGCGGTCTCGGCCTGCTCCGCGCTCATCGGGTGCTGCCCGAGCAGCGCGGCGGTCGTCCACGCCAGGGGCGCGTCCAGGGCCTCCGCGAGCTGCGCCCACGTCACTCCGGTCAGCACCTTCGCGGCCCTGACGGCTTCGCCTGCCTGCTGTTTGGTGAGCATGTGGTGCATCCTAGGATCGGCGACGCCACCGCACCACGGCGCGACGGGAAAACGGCCGGGACGTGT includes:
- a CDS encoding DUF397 domain-containing protein translates to MKHCIEPGVDLGHATWRKSSFSGDQGNCVEVADGVSGRCAEAADGVSGRVRDAPVTLVRDSKAPAGPRLAFGAGAWASFLMAV
- a CDS encoding helix-turn-helix domain-containing protein, with translation MAAVPTMRRRMLGAELRKIRERCGLKAEDAAAELSWHPSKISRIETGRSGLRVHEVGALLDLYKVRDEETRTGLEALAREGKRRVWWQPYNDVLTPRYLDYINFEAEASAARSFETTLVPGLLQTPDYARTVIRSLKPERKADEVNALVEVRLARQNAALNREDPLQLWAILDESVLHRPVGGAPTAVKQFKRLLDATELPNVTLQILPFAAGAHAGMLGPFVILEFPVQADLDVVYSEGLASSVYLERDADRTAYGRTFDRLRAAALDVEPSRDMLARRMREQT
- a CDS encoding molybdopterin-dependent oxidoreductase, translated to MSRVSTRTQQRTASTPPRTPLPAAPFLLRGEVARTVSLTVTDLRERWASHRADVVFHCTTDGPRHHTFEGALLRDVIAAASPDFEARRRKDRTRYLLAVNGGDGHHTVLSWAEVDADFGNVPILLATSMDGRGLDAEGSQLVVPSDHCGARYVSAITSVWLGAYAGPPLPPLPPVPTTGTAGTSRRA
- the cynS gene encoding cyanase, which codes for MLTKQQAGEAVRAAKVLTGVTWAQLAEALDAPLAWTTAALLGQHPMSAEQAETAAALLELDKDAALAFQLQPTRGALDSAVPVDPTIYRLYEVIQVYGPAIKELIHEQCGDGIMSAINFRLDVRRVPDPAGDRVVITLDGKYLPYQW